The following are encoded together in the Malaya genurostris strain Urasoe2022 chromosome 3, Malgen_1.1, whole genome shotgun sequence genome:
- the LOC131439510 gene encoding supervillin isoform X14, giving the protein MNAILVAKSIESPVKNATPRPFSRPADVEGGNISDRLGKIKTSSENWKNRVELSDATNFTVAGRMAASQLPKLPFIKSDTKQSPPMSVFRSVNPPQLGLAKSPSMMVSSVTSSSTVYSPATLPNGPSPPATGPVAALAAVGQQISSQLNHQRTGGMGVDSFMKRSISVPGVPSSATGVAGGDLKSHAAGGSKVSIPKLDDESFGNFFTKVEKTVSATSAITSRSSYANINTSSLSSSSAAEVVIGDFDTLKVDSQQRLTQKKIVQGPKRRGAMSKNPLKKLAARDDLQTEYTEIKTGIADKELKRLKLESIAKTSNLAIEALAGLASVEDFKSVALKSSSLPLNQSFVPFKTLMLLHVKGRRHVQTRLVQPIARSINRGDCFVLVTPDRLFAFLGQYANVIERSRAKEICDVIVRDKDLGCAASSAIVINDGKYCSERQLREFWKLLGRDQEDEGTNVCNAGHADEDELVESCLMETNKVYEFDDDQLVPLEEYWGAAPRIAMLDPKKILVFDFGSELYIWNGKNASSESKRAAIKLAQEMFMQEYSFEMCQLSPINFSELSGDRQRDVRRILKTGAVRPEWCLIAKVTQHMETILFRQKFIDWPDITVQLKDDGYQLGDTPSLEIKPVDGELLFRGEPYMEPNLVLENSNLGRGNFYYDTDSMRHYDVLTISVTQWEIDEYEYKEIQGTSCGHFYSDESYTIRWMYQVSVTVRELSGKVSNRSTVVGRDRCAYFCWHGLDAPANEKGAAALLTVELDKEKGAQVRVSQGQESAAFIRLFKIMFIHKSKKTTRNAWRLYIITGNYQEETVCTEVTCNERQLRSRATMVLIHGEKGRVILWNGCKALPHTREVGQNALTAIIRNKYTELFDETLAAINSTTLEEGQESHEFFEAIDGSQNRHQYHSLLGSNQDFSYTPRIFNLTSINNGNFEATELQYNLRCKDLPSPYPFRQADLYNARQPTTFMIDNGHILWLWQGWWPTEDGSGSDSGSNSGSENHSSFDSNRSGENRWQIERRVAMETAVAYWKEKCSKSSRKLVIKKSEVCNGNEKHIDIQQEQLLHLPDENGNGANDEVDTIGGNEEDGTLEVSSVKNGSVCDGNDDCDNAQTLVDRARTVDKELEHAEEINGYVVWAGLEPLEFIAMFPDWEQRDDVAEINVQDGRKSAPQPIASSLSLLSRKEYPLSVLLERPLPEGVDPTKLELYLHEQDYQEGLGLTKAEYEQLPAWKQTKLKKERGLF; this is encoded by the exons ATG AACGCCATCCTTGTTGCCAAATCGATCGAGAGCCCGGTGAAAAATGCCACACCGCGCCCGTTCAGTCGGCCGGCGGACGTCGAAGGCGGTAACATTTCCGACCGGCTCGGAAAGATTAAAACGTCTTCGGAGAATTGGAAGAATCGTGTCG AACTCTCAGATGCCACCAACTTTACAGTGGCAGGCCGGATGGCCGCCAGCCAGTTACCCAAGTTGCCGTTCATCAAATCCGACACGAAGCAGTCGCCACCGATGAGCGTGTTCCGCAGTGTCAACCCGCCTCAGCTGGGCCTCGCCAAGAGCCCGTCGATGATGGTGTCTTCGGTGACCTCATCGTCGACGGTGTACAGTCCCGCCACACTCCCGAATGGACCATCACCACCGGCTACGGGTCCCGTAGCAGCACTGGCCGCCGTAGGTCAGCAAATATCTAGTCAACTGAATCACCAGAGAACCGGAGGAATGGGAGTGGACAGTTTCATGAAGCGTAGCATTAGTGTCCCCGGAGTGCCCTCGAGCGCAACCGGGGTAGCCGGTGGGGATCTTAAGTCCCATGCTGCCGGCGGTTCAAAGGTTTCAATTCCAAAGCTGGACGACGAAAGCTTTGGCAACTTTTTCACCAAAGTCGAGAAAACCGTATCAGCTACTAGCGCCATTACTAGCAGGAGCAGTTACGCCAACATCAACACCAGCAGTCTTAGTAGCAGTTCGGCGGCGGAGGTTGTCATCGGAGATTTCGACACGCTCAAGGTGGATAGCCAGCAGCGGCTAACGCAGAAGAAGATCGTACAGGGTCCGAAACGACGCGGTGCCATGTCCAAGAACCCGCTGAAAAAACTGGCCGCCCGGGACGATTTGCAGACGGAGTACACCGAAATCAAAACAGGTATCGCCGACAAAGAGTTGAAGAGACTCAAACTAGAATCAA TCGCCAAAACTAGCAATCTGGCCATTGAAGCGCTTGCTGGCTTAGCTTCCGTGGAGGATTTCAAATCGGTCGCACTAAAATCAAGCTCACTTCCGCTGAATCAAAGCTTTGTTCCGTTCAAGACGCTGATGTTGCTGCATGTCAAGGGCCGACGACACGTGCAAACCCGGCTGGTCCAACCGATCGCCCGTTCCATCAACCGGGGCGATTGTTTCGTGCTGGTCACACCGGATCGGCTTTTTGCTTTTCTCGGCCAGTACGCCAATGTGATCGAGCGCTCGCGGGCCAAGGAGATTTGTGATGTCATCGTGCGGGACAAGGACTTGGGTTGCGCGGCCAGCAGTGCGATTGTGATCAACGACGGAAAATACTGTAGCGAGCGGCAGTTGCGGGAGTTCTGGAAACTACTCGGACGTGACCAAGAGGACGAAGGGACAAATGTTTGCAATGCCGGGCATGCCGATGAAGATGAACTGGTCGAAAGTTGTCTGATGGAAACGAACAAAGTGTACGAATTCGACGACGACCAGTTGGTTCCATTGGAAGAATACTGGGGGGCAGCTCCCCGTATTGCAATGCTTGATCCGAAAAAGATTCTGGTGTTTGATTTTGGCAGTGAGCTTTACATTTGGAATGGTAAAAATGCTTCGAGTGAGTCGAAAAGAGCAGCGATCAAACTGGCCCAGGAAATGTTTATGCAGGAGTACAGCTTCGAGATGTGTCAGTTGAGTCCAATTAACTTTTCCGAACTGTCCGGTGATCGTCAGAGGGACGTGAGACGTATTTTGAAAACTGGAGCGGTACGCCCGGAGTGGTGTTTGATAGCCAAAGTCACTCAGCACATGGAGACAATTTTGTTCCGGCAGAAGTTTATCGATTGGCCCGATATTACGGTTCAATTGAAAGACGATGGTTACCAACTGGGGGACACTCCCAGTCTGGAGATTAAACCCGTCGATGGAGAATTGTTATTCCGGGGAGAACCATACATGGAACCTAATCTAGTGCTGGAAAACTCCAACTTGGGACGCGGTAATTTTTATTACGACACCGATTCCATGCGTCATTACGATGTACTTACGATTTCGGTGACCCAATGGGAGATTGACGAGTACGAGTATAAGGAAATCCAAGGAACGTCATGTGGACATTTCTACTCTGACGAAAGTTACACCATCCGCTGGATGTATCAGGTGAGTGTTACCGTTCGAGAGCTCAGcggaaaagtttcaaatcgaAGCACGGTTGTTGGACGTGACCGTTGTGCGTACTTCTGCTGGCACGGCTTGGATGCACCGGCAAATGAGAAGGGTGCCGCTGCTTTACTGACCGTCGAATTGGATAAGGAAAAAGGTGCACAGGTTCGTGTTTCCCAGGGCCAAGAATCGGCTGCTTTCATACGACTGTTCAAGATAATGTTCATTCACAAGAGTAAGAAAACAACCCGAAATGCCTGGCGTCTGTATATCATAACCGGAAACTACCAGGAAGAAACGGTATGCACCGAGGTAACCTGCAACGAACGCCAGCTGCGCTCTCGTGCTACGATGGTACTGATACATGGCGAAAAGGGACGCGTAATCCTGTGGAACGGGTGTAAAGCGCTTCCTCACACCAGAGAAGTGGGTCAAAATGCACTAACGGCAATCATCCGAAACAAATATACGGAACTGTTTGACGAAACTCTCGCCGCCATCAACTCAACGACGCTGGAGGAAGGTCAAGAGTCGCATGAATTCTTCGAAGCCATCGATGGAAGCCAAAATCGACATCAGTATCACTCTTTGCTTGGTTCCAACCAGGATTTCTCCTACACACCTCGTATCTTCAATTTAACCAGTATCAATAACGGTAACTTTGAAGCCACCGAACTGCAGTACAATCTGCGTTGCAAAGATCTGCCATCTCCGTATCCGTTCCGGCAGGCTGATTTGTATAATGCCCGACAACCGACAACCTTCATGATCGACAACGGCCACATACTATGGCTATGGCAAGGCTGGTGGCCAACGGAGGACGGATCGGGAAGCGATAGTGGAAGCAACAGTGGCAGTGAAAATCACAGCAGCTTCGATAGTAACCGTTCCGGTGAAAATCGCTGGCAGATCGAACGCCGCGTAGCGATGGAGACGGCTGTTGCCTATTGGAAGGAGAAGTGCTCCAAATCTTCTCGGAAATTGGTCATAAAAAAATCGGAGGTTTGCAATGGTAATGAAAAACACATTGACATACAGCAGGAACAGCTGCTGCATTTGCCGGATGAAAATGGTAACGGAGCAAACGATGAGGTGGATACGATCGGTGGAAACGAAGAGGACGGCACGTTGGAAGTCTCCTCCGTTAAGAATGGTTCTGTCTGCGATGGCAATGATGACTGTGATAATGCACAAACGCTGGTGGATCGAGCCAGGACGGTCGACAAAGAGCTGGAACATGCGGAGGAAATCAACGGTTACGTTGTTTGGGCCGGTTTGGAACCGCTGGAGTTTATCGCCATGTTCCCTGACTGGGAACAGCGAGACGATGTTGCCGAAATTAATGTGCAG GATGGCCGTAAATCTGCTCCGCAACCGATCGCCAGCAGTCTGTCGCTTCTGTCCCGTAAGGAGTATCCGCTGTCGGTGCTGCTGGAGCGCCCCCTACCCGAAGGTGTCGACCCGACCAAGCTGGAGTTGTACCTTCACGAACAGGACTACCAGGAGGGCCTCGGGCTAACGAAGGCCGAATATGAGCAGCTGCCCGCGTGGAAGCAGACCAAACTCAAGAAGGAGCGTGGTTTGTTCTAG